In Veillonellales bacterium, the following are encoded in one genomic region:
- a CDS encoding PTS lactose/cellobiose transporter subunit IIA, which produces MTEEVIFTIILHAGNARAEAYDALHAAQTGEFDKAAEHLRRAEEEVGAAHRVQAEMIQQEAQGNKVAVTLLLVHAQDHLMTALAEKNLIENMVEMHKTIKQLGNKLEAFQCQG; this is translated from the coding sequence ATGACAGAAGAAGTGATTTTTACGATTATTCTTCATGCCGGTAACGCCAGGGCGGAAGCCTATGACGCGCTGCATGCCGCTCAGACCGGAGAGTTTGACAAGGCGGCCGAACACTTACGGCGGGCGGAGGAAGAAGTCGGTGCTGCCCATCGGGTCCAGGCTGAGATGATTCAGCAGGAAGCTCAGGGCAATAAAGTGGCTGTAACGCTGCTGCTGGTTCATGCCCAAGATCATTTGATGACAGCGCTGGCGGAAAAAAATCTAATCGAGAATATGGTTGAAATGCATAAGACAATCAAACAGCTTGGCAATAAACTGGAGGCGTTCCAATGTCAGGGTTAA
- a CDS encoding PTS sugar transporter subunit IIC, with translation MHKFFELLDKYLIPFMTRLSEQRHLRAVRDGIISTIPLIIVGSFFLVLAFPPVPFLAAIVKPYAGQILIPFRLTMGLMALYACHSIGYYLAKSYKLDGISGGVLAMTAFLLTSVPVAYQDKGLALLMENLGGGSMFVAIIMAIFAVEVLRFAKNRRLTIKMPEGVPESVAKSFEALIPAAIIIPAVWAIRDALGFDIHHFVLQLFQPLVLAGNTLAGILLPIIIITLLWATGIHGDSVVGSVARPVWLVLLDQNIAAAAAGQPIPNIAPEPFFQWFVWIGGSGATLSLVLIMLFSKAPYLRSMSRAAILPGVCNINEPVIFGTPVMLNPLLFVPFVLGPVIIGILTYFAMDIGLVGKPYILVPWTLPAPIGAYLATGGDWRAILLVFVNIIVTAALYYPFLKAYERKLIKEGTAGEPEEERT, from the coding sequence ATGCATAAATTTTTTGAACTGCTGGACAAATACCTGATACCTTTCATGACGAGACTTTCAGAACAACGTCACCTCAGAGCAGTACGCGACGGCATTATTTCTACCATACCCCTCATTATTGTCGGCAGTTTCTTTTTGGTTCTGGCTTTTCCTCCAGTGCCATTTTTAGCAGCTATAGTCAAGCCCTACGCCGGCCAAATTCTCATACCCTTCCGCTTGACCATGGGATTGATGGCGCTTTATGCCTGCCACAGTATTGGCTACTATCTAGCTAAATCTTATAAATTGGATGGCATTTCCGGGGGCGTGCTGGCGATGACCGCTTTCCTGCTGACAAGTGTGCCGGTTGCTTATCAGGATAAGGGACTGGCGCTTCTAATGGAGAACCTCGGCGGCGGCAGTATGTTTGTCGCTATCATTATGGCTATTTTTGCCGTAGAAGTATTGCGATTTGCCAAGAACAGGAGATTGACAATCAAAATGCCGGAAGGAGTGCCGGAGTCTGTTGCCAAATCCTTTGAGGCATTGATCCCGGCGGCAATAATCATCCCGGCAGTCTGGGCAATACGGGATGCTCTCGGGTTTGATATTCATCATTTTGTCCTGCAATTATTTCAGCCCTTAGTGCTGGCAGGCAATACTTTGGCGGGTATTTTGCTGCCGATTATTATTATAACGCTGCTGTGGGCTACCGGAATTCATGGCGACTCAGTCGTTGGCAGTGTGGCAAGGCCCGTGTGGCTGGTACTTTTAGACCAAAATATTGCTGCGGCTGCAGCGGGTCAGCCGATTCCGAATATTGCACCGGAACCCTTTTTTCAGTGGTTTGTCTGGATCGGCGGTTCGGGGGCGACCCTCAGCTTGGTGCTTATCATGCTGTTTTCGAAGGCTCCTTATCTCAGAAGCATGAGCCGGGCGGCGATTTTGCCGGGAGTTTGCAATATCAATGAGCCGGTGATATTCGGCACTCCGGTGATGCTTAATCCGCTGCTGTTTGTACCGTTTGTCCTTGGCCCGGTGATCATCGGCATACTTACCTATTTTGCCATGGATATTGGCCTCGTAGGCAAGCCGTATATCCTGGTACCCTGGACACTGCCGGCGCCGATTGGTGCCTATCTTGCCACCGGCGGCGACTGGCGGGCAATTCTGCTGGTGTTTGTCAATATCATAGTTACTGCTGCACTATATTACCCGTTCCTCAAAGCCTATGAGCGAAAACTCATTAAAGAAGGAACTGCCGGGGAACCAGAGGAGGAGAGAACATGA